A portion of the Hoplias malabaricus isolate fHopMal1 chromosome 1, fHopMal1.hap1, whole genome shotgun sequence genome contains these proteins:
- the si:ch211-167j9.5 gene encoding tyrosine kinase receptor Cad96Ca, translating into MTNSTSISDAVRLDFIHYILFSVSAFIVLITLLLGVLCLKKYRSMNKTIQQLRKSRSVMVTSQDPRPQSPTSPQSALMMSPLHNSSEMCLQRQKSKLSTRLPWKPPQQNPRVTKADLNLIQLIKAGKEGVFYKARMMRGTCKGHALVTCKIAKEGVSAKQMEKEVSIMRKLVCHKNVLQLLDWNTAEEPFMLIMEFVSYGTLRGFVQTHHEKLRADPELQSMFTIASYHIALAMEHLRSKMVVHCDLALRNILVSRFPWEIKVAEFGLARDLTRMRSRRSTRKKQNKERVPLRWYPPEYFRSNYYSFKGDVWAFGIVLWELQTFGSLPYPSLETSEQVMYHICSGHRNIGPDSCRPEILQIMKDCWLEPYTARPSFSEIVRILENIIENDSDYVDVESRSTIED; encoded by the exons ATGACAAATTCAACAAGCATATCAG ATGCTGTTCGTCTGGACTTCATACACTACATTTTATTCAGTGTCTCTGCTTTTATTGTCCTCATCACTCTTCTGCTTGGAGTCCTGTGTTTGAAAAA GTACCGATCCATGAATAAGACCATTCAGCAGCTCAGAAAGAGCAGATCAGTGATGGTTACTTCTCAAGACCCCCGTCCTCAGTCTCCCACATCCCCTCAGAGTGCGTTGATGATGTCACCCTTACACAATTCATCAGAGATGTGTCTGCAAAGACAGAAAAGCAAGCTGAGCACCAGGTTACCATGGAAGCCACCTCAACAG AACCCAAGAGTGACCAAAGCGGACTTAAATCTGATTCAGCTGATCAAGGCTGGGAAAGAAGGAGTCTTCTACAAAGCAAGGATGATGCGAGGCACGTGCAAAGGCCACGCTCTTGTCACATGCAAAATTGCTAAAGAAG GTGTCAGTGCTAAGCAAATGGAGAAAGAAGTGTCTATTATGAGGAAGCTGGTGTGCCATAAGAATGTGCTGCAGCTACTGGACTGGAACACTGCTGAGG AGCCCTTCATGTTGATCATGGAGTTTGTAAGTTATGGCACCTTACGTGGATTTGTACAGACACATCATGAGAAACTGCGTGCTGACCCTGAGCTCCAGAGCATGTTCACTATAGCCTCCTATCACATCGCCCTGGCCATGGAACACTTGCGCTCTAAAATG GTGGTACACTGTGACCTTGCCTTACGGAATATTCTGGTGAGCCGTTTCCCATGGGAAATTAAGGTGGCAGAGTTTGGCCTAGCCAGAGACCTAACACGTATGAGAAGCAGACGCAGCAccagaaagaaacaaaacaag GAACGAGTTCCCTTGCGCTGGTATCCTCCTGAGTACTTCCGAAGCAACTACTACAGCTTCAAAGGGGATGTGTGGGCTTTTGGCATTGTATTATGGGAGCTGCAGACATTTG GCAGTTTACCCTACCCCAGTCTGGAAACATCAGAGCAAGTGATGTATCATATTTGTAGCGGACACAGAAACATTGGCCCTGATAGCTGCCGGCCTGAGAT ACTGCAGATTATGAAGGATTGCTGGTTGGAGCCTTACACTGCCAGACCTTCTTTTTCAGAAATTGTCAGAATCTTGGAGAACATAATTGAGAATGACTCG GATTATGTAGACGTAGAAAGCCGAAGCACAATAGAAGACTGA
- the ift20 gene encoding intraflagellar transport protein 20 homolog codes for MAKEPLSEAGLHFDELNKLRILEPDVGQKTTELKEECRDFVDKISQFQKIVGGLIEMVDELAREAEKEKMKAIGARNLLKSVAKQREAQQQQLQALIAEKKMQLERYRIEYEALSKVEAEQNEFIDQFILQK; via the exons ATGGCTAAAGAGCCACTGTCAGAAGCTGGACTTCACTTTGATGAACTAAACAAGTTACGAATTCTTGAACCTGATGTAGGTCAGAAGACCACAGAGCTCAAAGAGGAATGCAGAGACTTTGTTGACA AAATCAGCCAGTTTCAGAAGATTGTTGGTGGACTCATTGAAATGGTGGATGAATTGGCCAGGGaagcagaaaaagagaaaatgaag GCCATAGGAGCTAGAAATTTGCTGAAATCTGTTGCGAAACAACGAGAGGCTCAGCAGCAACAACTTCAGGCTCTGatagcggagaagaaaatgcagCTGGAAAG GTATCGGATTGAATATGAAGCTCTCTCCAAAGTTGAGGCAGAGCAGAATGAATTCATTGACCAGTTTATACTGCAAAAATGA
- the tmem97 gene encoding sigma intracellular receptor 2 — MFLRTLEIIFFIYFATHIPITLFLDLQALLPEDIYPQALKDVLHWYAADFKDPMVLDPPFWFKSFVFCEALIQLPFFPIATYAFLKGNCRWIRTPAIVYSTHVATSLIPIFAHILFHNFPVAPYPGPQTFKERLTLVSIYAPYLIIPITLLLTMLYSSTYSSSPSSGKGSSKAKKLR; from the exons ATGTTTCTTCGTACCCTAGAAATCATATTTTTCATCTACTTCGCGACGCACATTCCCATCACTCTCTTCCTTGATCTTCAAGCACTGCTGCCTGAAGATATTTATCCTCAAGCA CTGAAAGacgtgttgcactggtatgctGCTGATTTCAAAGATCCCATGGTGTTGGACCCACCATTTTGGTTCAAAtcttttgttttctgtgaagctcttatccagttacCGTTCTTTCCCATCGCAACCTATGCTTTCCTAAAAG GCAACTGCAGATGGATCCGAACTCCAGCAATTGTGTACTCTACACATGTGGCCACTTCTCTGATTCCAATTTTTGCCCACATCCTTTTTCATAATTTTCCAGTGGCACCTTACCCAGGCCCTCAAACATTTAAGGAACGCCTGACTCTTGTGTCCATTTACGCTCCATATTTAATCATTCCCATCACACTACTGCTCACCATGCTTTATAGCTCCACATACAGCTCTTCACCTTCAAGTGGGAAAGGTTCATCCAAAGCTAAGAAGCTGAGGTAG